From a region of the Candidatus Brocadia sp. genome:
- a CDS encoding transposase: MSRIARVVVPEVPHHVTQRGNRRLQTFFCDEDYEAYIDLMSQWCTHWNVEVWAYCLMPNHVHLIAVPPSEKALSQAIGETHRRYTRRVNFREGWGGHLWQGRFASFPMDKTHLYVAARYVELNPVRANLVKKPQGYRWSSASAHIAGRDDRLVHVAPLLEMFGKWSDFLSRGLSDEEVERFRCHERTGRPLGTNRFIVRLENVLGRMLNKQKPGPKVLQKKNKNL, translated from the coding sequence ATGTCCAGAATTGCTCGTGTAGTCGTACCGGAAGTTCCACATCATGTTACTCAGCGGGGAAATCGACGTTTACAGACATTCTTCTGCGACGAGGATTATGAGGCGTACATAGACCTGATGTCTCAGTGGTGTACACACTGGAACGTTGAAGTATGGGCCTATTGCCTGATGCCAAACCATGTACACCTGATTGCAGTTCCGCCGTCTGAAAAGGCACTTAGTCAGGCAATTGGCGAAACGCATCGGCGCTACACGCGTCGCGTAAACTTCCGGGAAGGCTGGGGAGGACACCTATGGCAAGGACGTTTTGCCTCTTTTCCCATGGACAAAACCCATCTGTACGTAGCCGCACGCTATGTTGAACTGAATCCTGTGAGGGCAAATTTGGTTAAGAAACCACAGGGGTACCGATGGAGCAGTGCATCTGCACACATTGCTGGACGAGATGATCGGCTTGTGCATGTAGCTCCGTTGCTTGAAATGTTTGGCAAGTGGAGTGATTTTCTTTCCAGAGGTCTATCAGATGAAGAAGTCGAAAGGTTTCGATGTCACGAGCGAACCGGAAGACCTCTGGGCACTAACCGTTTTATAGTCAGGCTTGAAAATGTCCTTGGGAGAATGCTCAATAAGCAGAAACCCGGCCCAAAGGTGCTTCAAAAGAAAAATAAGAATCTCTAA
- a CDS encoding IS630 family transposase: protein MKDDGRKLSREVLESYRIRAITLRDKMHYSVKEIGEIFGIKYESVSRWFSQYRRGGIEALKERKAKGKARIVNADDLRWLQSVLQNVATKYGFSTPLWTGTYVRILFRREGKVNLDRSTIWRYLVRLGLSFQKPEKRYSQQDMDLVKTWISKEWPEIQKWAQKNRAIIYFEDESGVSLAPVIGKTWAPIGETPVVRVTGKRGGVLAMSAISPSGRMCFRLEKRKVNAQVLMEFLNQISVQHPRRKVAVIMDQAPCHVAKRIKALNEGSSKLRVFHLPPYSPDLNPDEKVWRHMKHVTLKNHQAQDKKQLGRLVIGALRKIQKNPELTKKFFENYLT, encoded by the coding sequence ATGAAAGATGACGGAAGGAAGCTGTCAAGGGAGGTATTGGAGTCTTATCGAATCCGGGCGATCACGCTCAGGGATAAGATGCATTATTCCGTTAAAGAAATAGGCGAGATATTTGGCATTAAGTATGAAAGTGTCTCAAGGTGGTTCTCTCAATACCGTCGTGGTGGTATAGAGGCGCTTAAGGAACGCAAAGCAAAGGGCAAGGCGCGAATTGTAAATGCGGATGATTTAAGATGGTTGCAAAGTGTTTTGCAGAATGTCGCGACAAAATATGGTTTTTCGACTCCGCTGTGGACCGGAACATATGTTAGAATTCTTTTCCGGCGAGAAGGAAAAGTGAATTTGGATCGCAGCACAATATGGCGATATCTGGTTCGGTTGGGTTTGAGTTTTCAAAAGCCGGAAAAACGTTATTCACAGCAAGACATGGATTTGGTAAAGACATGGATTAGCAAGGAGTGGCCTGAAATTCAGAAGTGGGCTCAGAAAAACCGGGCTATTATCTATTTTGAGGATGAGTCGGGCGTTTCCCTTGCGCCTGTTATTGGAAAAACATGGGCTCCGATAGGAGAAACCCCCGTTGTGCGTGTGACCGGGAAACGGGGCGGCGTTTTGGCCATGTCGGCGATTTCGCCATCTGGCAGGATGTGTTTCCGTCTGGAGAAACGAAAAGTTAACGCCCAGGTTCTTATGGAATTTCTGAATCAAATTAGCGTGCAACATCCGCGGCGTAAGGTGGCGGTGATCATGGACCAAGCGCCTTGCCATGTTGCCAAAAGAATTAAAGCATTGAATGAGGGGTCATCGAAGCTACGCGTATTCCATCTGCCGCCGTACTCACCGGATCTGAATCCGGATGAAAAAGTTTGGCGGCATATGAAGCATGTCACGCTAAAGAATCACCAGGCACAGGACAAAAAACAACTTGGACGTTTAGTCATTGGAGCGCTTAGAAAAATACAGAAGAACCCTGAATTGACCAAGAAATTCTTTGAGAATTATTTAACATAA